In one window of Camelina sativa cultivar DH55 chromosome 15, Cs, whole genome shotgun sequence DNA:
- the LOC104745870 gene encoding uncharacterized protein LOC104745870 — MATIISCSALSSIRASSEPGPTKSDPSRKKPVSSVSWWAPLFGISSEPDYVVNNTNTSSSSSANLESDLVKTGERSQRWCLTEEKAKQLRRKTAEASTFHDVMYHSAIASRLASDVRVKE; from the coding sequence ATGGCTACAATCATCTCATGTTCCGCTCTCTCTTCGATCCGAGCTTCATCCGAACCCGGACCTACCAAATCGGATCCATCCCGTAAGAAGCCAGTTTCATCGGTTTCATGGTGGGCTCCTCTCTTCGGCATTTCATCTGAACCTGATTACGTCGtcaacaacaccaacaccagCTCATCCTCATCCGCGAATCTGGAATCAGATCTGGTTAAAACTGGCGAAAGGTCTCAGCGGTGGTGTCTCACGGAGGAGAAGGCTAAGCAGCTGCGGAGGAAAACAGCCGAAGCTTCCACGTTCCACGACGTTATGTACCATTCTGCGATCGCGTCTAGGCTCGCGTCTGACGTTCGGGTCAAGGAGTAA